The Panicum virgatum strain AP13 chromosome 5K, P.virgatum_v5, whole genome shotgun sequence genome has a window encoding:
- the LOC120709320 gene encoding chlorophyllide a oxygenase, chloroplastic: protein MNTVASLSLMPHLLIKPSFTCFSRKGVGRYGGIKVYAVLREDGAEFAKNNNLEALFHVDDPGPRVPIKKGKFLDVNEALEVVRFDIQYCDWRARQDLLTIMVLHNKVVEVLNPLAREFKSIGTLRKELDELQEELAKAHNQVHLSEARVSSALDKLAHMEALVNDRLLPDGASSTSTAESTSLVPSTSSTTHVQTKEQPRRTLNVSGPVKPYNPSLKNFWYPVAFSSDLKDDTMVPIDCFEEQWVIFRGKDGRPGCVQNTCAHRACPLHLGSVNEGRIQCPYHGWEYSTDGKCEKMPSTRMLNVRIQSLPCFEQEGMVWIWPGDDPPKATIPSLLPPSGFTVHAEIVMELPVEHGLLLDNLLDLAHAPFTHTSTFAKGWSVPSLVKFLTPASGLQGYWDPYPIDMEFRPPCMVLSTIGISKPGKLEGKSTQQCSTHLHQLHVCLPSSRNKTRLLYRMSLDFAPWLKHIPFMHLLWSHFAEKVLNEDLRLVLGQQERMINGANVWNWPVSYDKLGIRYRLWRDAVERGSNRLPFSNQVESGS, encoded by the exons ATGAACACGGTGGCTTCTCTGTCTTTGATGCCGCACTTGCTCATTAAGCCTTCCTTCACGTGCTTCTCCAGAAAG GGCGTTGGTCGCTATGGCGGAATCAAGGTGTATGCGGTGCTCAGGGAAGATGGAGCTGAATTCGCAAAGAACAACAACCTGGAGGCCCTGTTCCATGTCGATGACCCCGGGCCGAGGGTCCCAATCAAGAAGGGCAAGTTCTTGGATGTGAATGAGGCTCTGGAGGTGGTCAGATTCGACATCCAGTACTGCGATTGGAGGGCGCGGCAGGATCTCCTCACCATCATGGTTCTCCACAACAAG GTGGTAGAGGTTCTCAATCCTTTAGCAAGAGAATTCAAGTCGATTGGAACCTTGAGGAAAGAGCTTGACGAGTTACAGGAGGAACTAGCAAAAGCTCACAACCAG GTTCATTTATCAGAAGCAAGAGTATCATCTGCGCTCGACAAGTTAGCACATATGGAGGCCCTGGTAAATGACAGGCTATTGCCGGATGGAGCCTCTAGTACATCCACAGCCGAGTCCACTTCCCTAGTTCCAAGTACATCATCCACCACCCATGTCCAAACTAAGGAACAGCCGCGTAGGACTCTGAACGTGTCGGGTCCAGTGAAGCCCTACAATCCCAGCTTGAAGAACTTCTGGTACCCAGTTGCCTTCTCCAGTGATCTGAAAGATGACACAATG GTACCAATAGATTGTTTCGAGGAGCAGTGGGTGATATTCCGTGGAAAAGATGGAAGGCCTGGATGTGTTCAGAACACATGTGCGCACAGAGCTTGCCCCCTTCATCTTGGTTCGGTGAATGAGGGTAGAATCCAGTGCCCTTACCATG GGTGGGAGTACTCGACCGATGGAAAATGTGAAAAAATGCCATCAACAAGGATGCTCAATGTGCGCATCCAGTCATTGCCATGCTTTGAGCAGGAAGGAATGGTTTGGATCTGGCCTGGTGATGACCCACCAAAGGCCACCATCCCTTCTCTGCTGCCTCCTTCAGGATTCACAGTTCACGCAGAG ATAGTGATGGAGCTACCTGTTGAGCATGGCCTTCTCCTGGACAATCTGTTGGACCTTGCCCATGCTCCTTTTACACATACATCCACCTTTGCCAAGGGTTGGAGTGTTCCAAG CTTGGTGAAGTTCTTAACACCTGCATCTGGGCTCCAAGGGTACTGGGATCCTTACCCCATCGACATGGAGTTCCGACCACCCTGCATGGTTTTGTCAACCATCGGCATCTCGAAGCCAGGAAAGCTAGAAGGGAAGAGCACCCAACAATGTTCGACACATCTTCACCAACTTCATGTTTGCTTGCCCTCATCTAGGAATAAAACAAGGCTGCTGTACCGGATGTCGCTAGATTTCGCTCCCTGGCTCAAGCACATACCGTTCATGCACCTACTGTGGTCACATTTCGCCGAGAAG GTCTTGAATGAGGACCTACGGCTTGTTCTTGGGCAGCAAGAACGAATGATCAATGGAGCCAACGTCTGGAACTGGCCAGTATCGTATGACAAGCTCGGAATCCGGTACCGGTTGTGGAGAGATGCCGTTGAGAGGGGCTCCAACCGGTTACCATTCAGTAACCAAGTTGAGAGTGGATCATAG
- the LOC120709318 gene encoding protein MEMO1-like, whose product MERLRRAAHAGSWYTNNARKLEEELDGWLGAAGLTKSPDVRAVIAPHAGYSYSGCCAAYAFGNIDPTNISRVFLLGPSHHYYTPKCALTRATVYCTPIGDLPVDQEVIEELNATGKFEYMDLSVDEAEHSMEMHLPYLAKVFQGHTVKVIPILVGALSSQNEAMYGQLLSKYVDDPTNFFSVSSDFCHWGSRFSYTYYDKKHGAIHKSIEALDRMGMEIIETGDPDAFKAYLREYENTICGCHPISVFLHMLKHCSTKIKIGFVRYEQSSQCKSMRDSSVSYASAAAKVDVSGEEEKKD is encoded by the exons ATGGAGCGCCTGAGGAGGGCTGCGCATGCCGGTTCTTGGTACACAAACAATG CCAGGAAGCTGGAAGAGGAACTTGATGGTTGGCTGGGGGCAGCTGGTCTTACTAAATCTCCTGATGTTAGGGCAGTAATTGCACC CCACGCTGGCTATTCATATTCAGGCTGCTGTGCAGCTTATGCCTTTGGCAACATTGATCCGACTAACAT TTCTCGGGTGTTTCTGCTTGGCCCTTCTCATCACTACTACACTCCAAAATGTGCTCTAACCAGGGCTACTGTCTATTGCACCCCTATCGGTGATTTGCCAGTAGATCAGGAAG TCATTGAGGAACTCAACGCCACTGGAAAATTTGAATATATGGATCTTAGTGTGGACGAAGCTGAACATAGCATGGAAATGCATTTGCCCTACCTTGCTAAAGTCTTCCAAGG ACATACTGTAAAAGTCATCCCTATCCTTGTTGGAGCACTTAGCTCCCAAAATGAAGCCATGTATGGACAACTGCTCTCTAAATATGTCGATGATCCAACTAACTTTTTTTCTGTGTCGTCAGACTTCTGCCATTGGGGATCCCG GTTTAGTTATACATACTATGACAAGAAACATGGTGCCATTCATAAATCCATTGAGGCCTTGGACCGTATGGGCATGGAGATCATAGAGACTGGCGATCCTGACGCGTTCAAAGCATACCTGAGGGAGTATGAGAACACCATATGTGGATGCCACCCCATCAGTGTTTTCCTTCAT ATGTTGAAACATTGCTCAACAAAGATTAAGATTGGCTTTGTTCGCTACGAGCAGTCGAGCCAGTGCAAGAGCATGAGGGACAGCAGTGTGAGCTATGCATCGGCAGCAGCGAAAGTTGATGTATCAGGGGAGGAAGAGAAGAAAGATTGA
- the LOC120709321 gene encoding uncharacterized protein LOC120709321 — protein sequence MVVAWGCCFLLAACARSLRRLLQLPALLFCEAMVGALSFLAFPLRMLTAVDRERKLGGLIGEMQAQMDDLVWFNRELEQKLQASLRDQEAMDALLDEMEDQNEDAFARIHALEAQLKALRQENMRLNEHKGKSMWDKPPAPVPEKKPTRSPRGEEEAVAAATQEDAAAADPASVLALTTAAAPAAGDEQQAAQVAARRRSLFSLGMSLAVGAVAWSADAPCLPLLAGLFAVVGVSMRTVSRCCAALRTGGPAAEAVALLGLNWFLLGVLTSPMLPGVAHAVVPRAGRVLGPALTWLAAAAPA from the exons ATGGTTGTGGCCTGGGGCTGCTGTTTCTTGCTCGCGGCTTGCGCACGCTCGCTCCGGCGGCTGCTCCAGCTCCCCGCGCTCCTCTTCTGCGAGGCCATGGTAGGGGCGCTGAGCTTCCTCGCCTTCCCGCTCCGGATGCTCACCGCCGTCGACAGAGAAAGAAAG TTGGGCGGGCTGATTGGGGAGATGCAGGCCCAGATGGACGACCTGGTGTGGTTTAACAGGGAGCTGGAGCAGAAGCTGCAGGCCTCGCTCAGGGACCAGGAGGCCATGGACGCGCTTCTTGACGAGATGGAGGACCAGAACGAGGACGCATTTGCCAGGATCCATGCCCTCGAGGCCCAG CTCAAGGCGCTGAGGCAGGAGAACATGCGGCTGAACGAGCACAAGGGCAAGTCCATGTGGGACAAGCCGCCGGCGCCAGTGCCTGAGAAGAAACCAACGAGGAGCCCGcggggagaggaagaagccgTAGCGGCGGCGACAcaggaggacgccgccgccgccgaccccgcttCTGTCCTGGCTCTGACGACCGCAGCAGCACCGGCCGCGGGCGACGAGCAGCAGGCGGCTCAAGTGGCCGCGCGTCGCCGGAGCCTGTTCAGCCTGGGCATGTCGCTGGCGGTGGGCGCGGTGGCGTGGTCGGCGGACGCGCCGTGCCTGCCGCTGCTGGCGGGGCTCTTCGCCGTGGTGGGCGTGTCCATGCGCACCGTGTCGCGGTGCTGCGCCGCGCTGCGCACGGGCGGGCCCGCCGCCGAAGCCGTGGCGCTGCTGGGCCTCAACTGGTTCCTCCTCGGCGTGCTCACCTCGCCCATGCTGCCCGGCGTCGCGCACGCCGTCgtcccgcgcgccggccgcgtccTCGGCCCCGCTCTCACGtggctcgccgcggcggcgcccgcctgA